One region of Salvia miltiorrhiza cultivar Shanhuang (shh) chromosome 3, IMPLAD_Smil_shh, whole genome shotgun sequence genomic DNA includes:
- the LOC131018428 gene encoding uncharacterized protein LOC131018428, which translates to MHMYSVEKDHAFYIVDLENRTCDCAQFELDDIPCRHACAAIRRAGLQVTDFVGKYFKQSILLATYMPRIAPVPHPIYWNVPESISTYIVKSSDITRHAGRPKMSRARSAVEGSSNSRSQVCSRCKGRGHNALRCKAPLALDLNVALDENESVEPPPD; encoded by the exons ATGCATATGTATAGTGTTGAAAAGGACCATGCCTTCTACATTGTCGATCTCGAGAATCGAACTTGTGATTGTGCTCAGTTCGAGCTGGACGATATTCCATGTCGTCATGCTTGTGCCGCTATTAG gcGTGCAGGTTTGCAAGTGACTGACTTTGTTGGGAAATATTTCAAACAATCCATTTTGTTGGCCACATACATGCCTCGTATTGCGCCCGTGCCACATCCTATATACTGGAATGTGCCAGAGTCGATATCAACATATATTGTGAAATCCTCGGATATCACACGTCATGCAGGGCGGCCGAAGATGAGTAGGGCTCGCTCGGCTGTTGAGGGTTCGTCCAACTCGCGATCTCAGGTGTGCTCACGTTGCAAAGGTCGAGGTCACAACGCCCTAAGATGCAAAGCGCCACTTGCATTGGACTTGAATGTGGCATTGGATGAGAACGAGAGCGTCGAGCCACCACCTGATtag
- the LOC131018427 gene encoding uncharacterized protein LOC131018427, with translation MQRLFGIEINYSFALRARNIAIKMMSGDFENSYQMLPSYLYMLRSSNLGTLYDLEMKSDGEFHHMFVTLGQSVAAFESHLRPIIVVDGTHLKGRKRGILFVAVTKDGNEGVFPLHKSIRNAVECLYPNVPHVLCYYHLQKNLAHYGLHVATVFKAATYSYRSDDFHRNFSALEVLKVNAHTRLDINGVEPWARSKCPVRRTSFMMSNAAETMNNRLLWARRLPVASLIESYRAIMEKWFDARCHSAASRSHELTEVVAAKWHLAIEAGRQLDVRGTMTHMNSVEEDHAFYSVDLENQTCDCAQFELDDIPCRHACAAIRRAGLQVTDFVGKYFKQFILLATHMPRIVPVPHPMYWNLPESIATYIAKSPDITRHAGRLKKSRARSAIEGSSNSRPQVCSRCKGRGHNARRCKAPLALDLNVALDENEGVEPPPVPRTRRKKKCGICRSGTHTKNACPRRENE, from the exons ATGCAGCGCTTATTCGGGATTGAGATCAATTACAGCTTTGCTCTCCGAGCAAGAAACATCGCGATTAAGATGATGTCCGGTGATTTTGAGAACTCTTATCAGATGCTCCCGTCATATTTGTATATGCTGAGATCGAGTAATCTCGGCACGTTATATGACCTTGAGATGAAGTCTGATGGCGAGTTTCATCATATGTTTGTTACTCTTGGACAGAGCGTGGCTGCCTTTGAGAGTCACTTGAGACCGATCATCGTCGTAGATGGGACCCATCTAAAGGGAAGGAAGAGAGGCATTTTGTTTGTCGCcgttacaaaggatgggaaCGAAGGCGTGTTTCCTCTC CACAAGAGCATCCGAAATGCTGTGGAGTGTCTATACCCAAACGTCCCGCACGTGTTATGTTATTACCATTTGCAGAAGAATCTCGCGCATTATGGTTTGCATGTAGCTACAGTTTTCAAAGCAGCGACATATTCCTATCGATCAGACGATTTTCATAGGAATTTTTCTGCGCTTGAAGTCCTCAAAGTCAATGCGCACACACGCCTCGACATTAACGGTGTCGAGCCATGGGCTAGGTCCAAGTGCCCTGTACGACGTACGAGCTTCATGATGTCGAATGCTGCTGAGACGATGAATAATAGGTTGTTGTGGGCACGACGCCTCCCGGTTGCCTCATTGATCGAGTCTTATCGAGCCATTATGGAGAAATGGTTCGATGCACGATGCCACTCGGCTGCATCGAGGTCACATGAGTTGACTGAGGTAGTAGCGGCAAAGTGGCATTTGGCTATTGAAGCGGGTCGGCAATTGGATGTTCGAGGGACGATGACACATATGAATAGTGTTGAAGAGGACCATGCCTTTTACAGTGTCGATCTCGAGAATCAAACTTGTGATTGTGCTCAGTTCGAGCTGGATGATATTCCATGTCGTCATGCTTGTGCCGCTATTAG gcGTGCAGGTTTGCAAGTGACTGACTTTGTTGGGAAATATTTCAAACAATTCATTTTGTTGGCCACACACATGCCTCGTATTGTGCCCGTGCCACATCCTATGTACTGGAATTTGCCAGAGTCGATAGCAACATATATTGCGAAATCCCCGGATATCACACGTCATGCAGGGCGGCTGAAGAAAAGTAGGGCTCGCTCGGCTATTGAGGGTTCGTCCAACTCGCGACCTCAGGTGTGCTCACGTTGCAAGGGTCGAGGTCACAACGCCCGAAGATGCAAAGCGCCACTTGCATTGGACTTGAATGTGGCATTGGATGAGAACGAGGGCGTCGAGCCACCACCCGTTCCACGAACGCGGCGAAAGAAGAAATGTGGTATTTGTAGGAGTGGAACACATACTAAGAATGCATGTCCTAGGCGGGAGAATGAATGA